The Deltaproteobacteria bacterium genome segment AAAGAAAAGTTGCCGCTGTTCAAAAAACGAAACAGATTACCAAGGCCATGAATATGGTTGCGGCGTCCAAGTTCAAGTCCGCCCAGATGGGAATGGAGAATTTCCGGCCTTATGCGACGAAGTTCATGGATGTTCTGAGCAGTTTGGCCCTGCGTGTGGATGCGAATTCGCACCCCCTCCTTGCCGTTAGAGAAGCGAAACGGCTCCGGGTGATCTGTATGACCTCCGATCGGGGGTTGTGCGGTGGTTTTAATAATAACCTGATCAAGGCGACGGAGAAGTTCATCGAGGCCAGAAGAGACGAAGGCAGAGACGTTACCCTGATTCCAATCGGCAGAAAAGCCAGAGATTACTTCAGGAAAAGACAACCCATCATGAATGACCGGACCGATGTGTTTGGAAAGTTCGATATGAGTCTGGCTGTAGCAATCGCACGGGATGTCGTGCCTCCTTTTATGAAGGAGGAGTACGATGAACTATATCTGGTTTATAATCAGTTCGTCAATGTTTCCGTCCAGAAGCCGATGGTTGTCCGCCTGTTCCCACTGCCGACGATAGGGGCGGACGAGGATGTCGATCCGGAAAAGCGCATCGATTATATCTATGAGCCCTCGGACGAGATACTTTTAGAGCGACTGCTCCCCATGTACGTCCACGTTCTGATTTACCGTGCCCTGGTGGAAACGTCTGCAGGGGAGAACGGGGCAAGGATGGCCGCCATGGATAATGCGACACGAAACTGTGAGGAGCTGATCGGCAGTCTGACGCTCAAGTACAACAAGGCAAGACAGGCGGCGATTACGGCGGAACTCATGGATATCGTCGGCGGTACGGAAGCTCTGGCCAACGGTTAGAATAGCGAGGGGAAATAAAAATTCTCTAAAGTTTAATAAAGGAGATGGGTATGAATATAGGAACGGTTGTGCAG includes the following:
- the atpG gene encoding ATP synthase F1 subunit gamma encodes the protein RKVAAVQKTKQITKAMNMVAASKFKSAQMGMENFRPYATKFMDVLSSLALRVDANSHPLLAVREAKRLRVICMTSDRGLCGGFNNNLIKATEKFIEARRDEGRDVTLIPIGRKARDYFRKRQPIMNDRTDVFGKFDMSLAVAIARDVVPPFMKEEYDELYLVYNQFVNVSVQKPMVVRLFPLPTIGADEDVDPEKRIDYIYEPSDEILLERLLPMYVHVLIYRALVETSAGENGARMAAMDNATRNCEELIGSLTLKYNKARQAAITAELMDIVGGTEALANG